The Burkholderia cepacia genome includes a region encoding these proteins:
- the aroB gene encoding 3-dehydroquinate synthase, whose protein sequence is MITVNVDLGDRAYPIHIGAGLIGRAELFAPHIKGSSVTIVTNTTVDPLYGDALRAALAPLGKRVSTVVLPDGEAYKNWETLNLIFDGLLTDRADRKTTLVALGGGVIGDMTGFAAACYMRGVPFIQVPTTLLSQVDSSVGGKTGINHPLGKNMIGAFYQPQAVIADIGALTTLPDRELAAGVAEIIKTGAIADAAFFDWIEANVDALNRRDPAALAHAVKRSCEIKASVVAADEREGGLRAILNFGHTFGHAIEAGLGYGEWLHGEAVGCGMVMAGDLSVRLGLLDEASRQRLDAVIAAAHLPTRGPALGDARYMDLMRVDKKAEAGAIKFILLKRFGDTLITQAPDEAVFATLAQTTR, encoded by the coding sequence ATGATTACTGTCAACGTCGATCTGGGCGACCGCGCCTATCCGATTCACATTGGCGCCGGCCTGATCGGCCGCGCGGAGCTGTTCGCACCTCACATCAAGGGTTCTTCCGTCACGATCGTCACGAACACGACGGTCGATCCGCTCTACGGCGACGCGCTGCGCGCGGCGCTTGCGCCGCTCGGCAAGCGCGTGTCGACGGTCGTGCTGCCCGACGGCGAGGCGTACAAGAACTGGGAGACGCTGAACCTGATCTTCGACGGTCTGCTGACCGACCGCGCGGACCGCAAGACGACGCTCGTCGCGCTCGGCGGCGGCGTGATCGGCGACATGACGGGCTTTGCGGCCGCGTGCTACATGCGCGGCGTGCCGTTCATCCAGGTGCCGACGACGCTGCTGTCGCAGGTCGATTCGTCGGTCGGCGGCAAGACGGGCATCAACCACCCGCTCGGCAAGAACATGATCGGCGCGTTCTACCAGCCGCAGGCCGTGATCGCGGACATCGGCGCGCTGACGACGCTGCCCGACCGCGAACTGGCGGCCGGTGTCGCCGAGATCATCAAGACCGGCGCGATCGCCGATGCGGCATTCTTCGACTGGATCGAGGCAAACGTCGACGCGCTGAACCGTCGCGACCCGGCCGCGCTCGCGCACGCGGTGAAGCGTTCGTGCGAGATCAAGGCGAGCGTGGTGGCGGCCGACGAACGCGAAGGCGGCCTGCGCGCGATCCTGAACTTCGGCCACACGTTCGGTCATGCGATCGAGGCCGGGCTCGGCTACGGCGAGTGGCTGCACGGCGAGGCGGTCGGCTGCGGGATGGTGATGGCGGGCGACCTGTCGGTGCGGCTCGGCCTGCTCGACGAAGCGTCGCGGCAGCGCCTCGATGCGGTGATCGCGGCCGCGCACCTGCCGACCCGCGGGCCCGCGCTCGGCGACGCGCGCTACATGGACCTGATGCGCGTCGACAAGAAGGCGGAGGCCGGCGCGATCAAGTTCATCCTGCTGAAGCGATTCGGCGATACGCTGATCACGCAGGCGCCGGACGAAGCCGTATTCGCTACACTGGCGCAGACGACGCGCTGA
- a CDS encoding deoxyguanosinetriphosphate triphosphohydrolase → MSETSSSTLPEAGRVSAAPVAEPPTLAALEAHLAPYAAHASQSRGRRHPETPPAARTEFQRDRDRIVHSTAFRRLEYKTQVFVNHEGDLFRTRLTHSLEVAQIARSVARNLRLNEDLVEAISLAHDLGHTPFGHAGQDALNACMREHGGFEHNLQSLAVVDELEEHYGAFNGLNLCFETREGILKHCSRENARKLGALGERFLQGRQPSLEAQLANIADEIAYNNHDVDDGLRSGLITIGQLAEVELWQRHYEAALAEFPHLEGRRLVHETVRRIINTLIVDLIDETTRNLARVAPASLDDVRAAPPLVAHSESVAAQAAALKRFLFKNLYRHYKVMRMASKAQRVVTGLFDAFIDDPRLLPPPYQSDDAAQQPRLVAHYIAGMTDRFALKEYQRLFVIGDN, encoded by the coding sequence GTGAGCGAGACATCCAGCAGCACACTGCCCGAAGCCGGCCGCGTATCCGCTGCGCCGGTGGCCGAGCCGCCGACACTGGCGGCGCTGGAAGCCCATCTCGCTCCGTATGCGGCACACGCATCGCAGTCGCGCGGCCGCCGCCATCCGGAAACACCACCGGCGGCGCGCACCGAATTCCAGCGCGACCGCGACCGCATCGTCCATTCGACCGCGTTTCGCCGGCTCGAATACAAGACGCAAGTCTTCGTCAATCACGAAGGCGACCTGTTCCGCACGCGTCTCACGCACAGCCTCGAAGTCGCGCAGATCGCCCGCTCGGTCGCGCGCAACCTGCGCCTGAACGAGGATCTCGTCGAGGCGATCTCGCTCGCGCACGATCTCGGCCATACGCCGTTCGGCCATGCCGGGCAGGACGCGCTGAACGCCTGCATGCGCGAGCATGGCGGCTTCGAGCACAACCTGCAGAGCCTGGCCGTCGTCGACGAGCTCGAGGAGCACTACGGTGCGTTCAACGGGCTGAACCTGTGCTTCGAGACGCGCGAAGGCATTCTGAAGCACTGCTCGCGCGAGAATGCGCGCAAGCTCGGTGCGCTCGGCGAGCGCTTCCTGCAGGGCCGCCAGCCGTCGCTCGAAGCGCAGCTTGCCAATATCGCGGACGAGATCGCGTACAACAACCACGACGTCGACGACGGCCTGCGTTCCGGCCTGATCACGATCGGGCAGCTTGCGGAAGTCGAGCTGTGGCAGCGCCACTACGAGGCGGCGCTCGCCGAGTTCCCGCACCTCGAAGGCCGCCGTCTCGTGCACGAGACGGTGCGCCGCATCATCAACACGCTGATCGTCGACCTGATCGACGAAACGACGCGCAATCTCGCGCGCGTCGCGCCCGCGTCGCTCGACGACGTGCGCGCGGCGCCGCCGCTCGTGGCGCACAGCGAATCCGTTGCCGCCCAGGCGGCCGCCCTCAAGCGTTTTCTCTTCAAGAACCTCTATCGTCACTACAAGGTGATGCGCATGGCGAGCAAGGCGCAGCGCGTCGTCACCGGGCTGTTCGATGCGTTCATCGACGATCCGCGCCTGCTGCCGCCGCCGTACCAGTCCGACGACGCCGCGCAGCAGCCGCGCCTCGTCGCGCACTACATCGCCGGCATGACCGACCGCTTCGCGCTGAAGGAGTATCAGCGCCTGTTCGTCATCGGCGACAACTGA
- the ugpB gene encoding sn-glycerol-3-phosphate ABC transporter substrate-binding protein UgpB, with protein MKKKPAGTMVRSIALGGALLFGVQHAALAATEIQFWHAMEAALGERVNAIADQFNASQSDYKIVPVFKGTYDQALAAGIAAYRSGNAPAILQVYEVGTATMMQAKKAVVPVYDVFRQAGVPLDEKAFVPTIASYYSDAKTGHLVSMPFNSSTPVLYYNKDAFKKAGLDPNQPPKTWADVKDDAEKLRKSGMACGFTTGWQGWIQLENYSAWHALPFASRNNGFDGTDAVLEFNKPQQIAHVSFLQQMAKDGTFTYAGRKDEASAKFYSGDCGIMTTSSGALANLQKFAKFSFGTGMMPYDANVKGAPQNAIIGGASLWVLAGKDPATYKGVAKFLAFLASPAVAAKWHQDTGYLPVTKAAYDLTREQGFYAKNPSAETAIKQMLNKPPLPYTKGLRLGNMPQIRTVVDEEFEQVWAQKKSPKDALDSAASRGDELLRRFEKSGS; from the coding sequence ATGAAGAAGAAGCCTGCGGGGACCATGGTGCGTTCGATCGCGCTCGGCGGCGCGCTGCTGTTCGGCGTGCAGCACGCGGCGCTCGCCGCGACGGAAATCCAGTTCTGGCATGCGATGGAGGCCGCGCTCGGCGAGCGGGTCAACGCGATCGCCGACCAGTTCAACGCGTCGCAGAGCGACTACAAGATCGTGCCGGTCTTCAAGGGCACCTACGACCAGGCGCTCGCGGCCGGCATCGCGGCCTACCGCAGCGGCAATGCGCCGGCGATCCTCCAGGTCTATGAAGTCGGCACGGCCACGATGATGCAGGCGAAGAAGGCCGTCGTGCCTGTCTACGACGTGTTCAGGCAGGCCGGCGTGCCGCTCGACGAAAAGGCGTTCGTGCCGACCATCGCGAGCTACTACAGCGACGCGAAGACGGGCCATCTCGTGTCGATGCCGTTCAACAGCTCGACGCCGGTGCTGTACTACAACAAGGACGCGTTCAAGAAGGCCGGGCTCGATCCGAACCAGCCGCCGAAGACGTGGGCCGACGTGAAGGACGATGCCGAGAAACTGCGCAAGTCGGGGATGGCGTGCGGCTTCACGACCGGCTGGCAGGGCTGGATCCAGCTCGAAAACTACAGCGCGTGGCATGCACTGCCGTTCGCGAGCCGCAATAACGGCTTCGACGGGACGGACGCCGTGCTCGAATTCAACAAGCCGCAGCAGATCGCGCACGTGTCGTTCCTGCAGCAGATGGCGAAGGACGGCACGTTCACGTACGCGGGCCGCAAGGACGAAGCATCGGCGAAGTTCTACAGCGGCGACTGCGGGATCATGACGACGTCGTCGGGCGCGCTCGCGAACCTGCAGAAGTTCGCGAAGTTCAGCTTCGGCACGGGCATGATGCCGTACGACGCGAACGTGAAGGGCGCGCCGCAGAACGCGATCATCGGCGGCGCGAGCCTGTGGGTGCTGGCGGGCAAGGATCCGGCGACCTACAAGGGCGTCGCGAAATTCCTCGCGTTTCTCGCCTCGCCGGCCGTCGCCGCGAAGTGGCACCAGGACACGGGCTACCTGCCGGTCACCAAGGCGGCATACGACCTGACGCGCGAACAGGGCTTCTACGCGAAGAACCCGAGCGCCGAAACCGCGATCAAGCAGATGCTAAACAAGCCGCCGCTGCCGTACACGAAGGGGCTGCGCCTGGGCAACATGCCGCAGATCCGTACGGTCGTCGACGAGGAGTTCGAGCAGGTCTGGGCGCAGAAGAAATCGCCGAAGGACGCGCTCGATTCGGCGGCCTCGCGCGGCGACGAGCTGCTGCGCCGCTTCGAGAAGTCGGGCAGCTGA
- the ugpA gene encoding sn-glycerol-3-phosphate ABC transporter permease UgpA — MQSRSRSRSRSRSRFGTSLLPYLLIAPQLAITAVFFLWPAGVALWQSTQMQDAFGTSSEFVGFANFTHLFADPLYLDSFRTTLVFSTLVTVSGLVVSLLLAACADRATRGARTYRTLLIWPYAVAPTIAAVLWAFLFNPSIGLITYALAKGGIVWNHALNGGQAMFLVVLASVWKQVSYNFLFFYAGLQAIPRSLIEAAAIDGAGPVRRFFNLVLPLLSPTSFFLLVVNLVYSFFDTFPVIDAATGGGPAQSTKTLIYKIYAEGFQGLDIGSSGAQSVVLMIIVVGLTVIQFRFVERRVQYA; from the coding sequence ATGCAATCCCGTTCCCGTTCCCGTTCCCGTTCCCGTTCCCGTTTCGGCACGAGCCTGCTGCCGTACCTGCTGATCGCGCCGCAGCTCGCGATCACCGCCGTGTTCTTCCTGTGGCCGGCCGGCGTCGCGCTGTGGCAGTCGACGCAGATGCAGGACGCGTTCGGCACGTCGAGCGAATTCGTCGGCTTCGCGAACTTCACGCACCTGTTCGCCGATCCGTTGTATCTCGATTCGTTCCGCACGACGCTCGTGTTCAGCACGCTCGTCACGGTGAGCGGGCTCGTCGTGTCGCTGCTGCTCGCCGCGTGCGCCGACCGCGCGACCCGTGGCGCGCGCACATACCGCACGCTGTTGATCTGGCCGTACGCGGTCGCGCCGACGATCGCCGCCGTACTGTGGGCGTTCCTGTTCAATCCGAGCATCGGCCTGATCACCTATGCGCTCGCGAAGGGCGGCATCGTCTGGAACCACGCGCTGAACGGCGGGCAGGCGATGTTCCTCGTCGTGCTCGCGTCGGTGTGGAAGCAGGTGAGCTACAACTTCCTGTTCTTCTACGCGGGCCTGCAGGCGATACCGCGTTCGCTGATCGAGGCGGCGGCGATCGACGGCGCGGGGCCGGTGCGCCGCTTCTTCAATCTCGTGCTGCCGCTGCTGTCGCCCACCAGTTTCTTCCTGCTGGTCGTCAACCTCGTCTATTCGTTCTTCGACACGTTCCCGGTGATCGACGCGGCCACCGGCGGCGGCCCGGCGCAGAGCACGAAGACGCTGATCTACAAGATCTACGCGGAAGGCTTCCAGGGGCTCGACATCGGCAGCTCCGGCGCGCAGTCGGTCGTGCTGATGATCATCGTCGTCGGGCTCACGGTGATCCAGTTCCGTTTCGTCGAACGCAGGGTGCAATACGCATGA
- the ugpE gene encoding sn-glycerol-3-phosphate ABC transporter permease UgpE, producing the protein MIENRKGFDLFCHAVLIAGVVLIVFPVYVAFCAATMSAQEVLTVPLSLVPSTHLFENIAYIWGHGSGAATAPFGRLLVNSFAMALGISVGKIAVSILSAYAIVYFRFPFRNTAFWLIFVTLMLPVEVRIFPTVQVVSTLHLTNTYAGLTLPLIASATATFLFRQFFMTLPDELMDAARIDGAGPMRFFWDVVLPLSKTSIAALFVITFIYGWSQYLWPILITTEASLSTAVVGIKMMIASGDAATEWQYVMAATLLAMIPPLVVVLAMQRWFVRGLVDSEK; encoded by the coding sequence ATGATCGAGAATCGCAAGGGTTTCGACCTGTTCTGCCACGCGGTGCTGATCGCGGGCGTCGTGCTGATCGTGTTCCCCGTCTACGTCGCGTTCTGTGCGGCGACGATGAGTGCGCAGGAAGTGCTCACGGTGCCGCTGTCGCTCGTGCCGAGCACGCACCTGTTCGAGAACATCGCCTATATCTGGGGCCACGGCAGCGGCGCCGCGACGGCGCCGTTCGGCCGCCTGCTCGTCAACAGCTTCGCGATGGCGCTCGGCATCTCGGTCGGCAAGATCGCGGTGTCGATCCTGTCCGCGTACGCGATCGTCTATTTCCGCTTCCCGTTCCGCAACACGGCGTTCTGGCTGATCTTCGTCACGCTGATGCTGCCGGTTGAAGTGCGGATCTTCCCGACCGTGCAGGTCGTGTCGACGCTGCATCTGACGAACACCTACGCCGGGCTGACGCTGCCGCTGATCGCGTCGGCCACCGCGACGTTCCTGTTCCGGCAGTTCTTCATGACGCTGCCCGACGAACTGATGGACGCCGCGCGCATCGACGGCGCGGGGCCGATGCGCTTCTTCTGGGACGTCGTGCTGCCGCTGTCGAAAACGAGCATCGCGGCGCTGTTCGTGATCACGTTCATCTACGGCTGGAGCCAGTATCTGTGGCCGATCCTGATCACGACGGAGGCATCGCTGTCGACGGCGGTGGTGGGCATCAAGATGATGATCGCGAGCGGCGACGCCGCGACCGAATGGCAATACGTGATGGCGGCGACGCTGCTGGCGATGATTCCGCCGCTCGTCGTCGTGCTGGCGATGCAGCGCTGGTTCGTGCGCGGCCTCGTCGATTCCGAGAAATGA
- a CDS encoding sn-glycerol-3-phosphate import ATP-binding protein UgpC: MAALSLKGVRKSYDGKQHVLHGIDVEIADGEFIVLVGPSGCGKSTLLRMIAGLETVTDGEIAIGERVVNTLEPKDRDIAMVFQNYALYPHMTVAQNMGYGLKIRGIERATIDSRVAAAAKILELEPLLARRPRELSGGQRQRVAMGRAIVREPSVFLFDEPLSNLDAKLRVQMRLEIQRLHARLATTSVYVTHDQIEAMTLAQRVIVMNRGYAEQIGAPVDVYEKPATVFVAGFIGSPAMNLMHGRLSDDGATFTVAGGGPALPVAGSPGIGAEIATGRDWVLGVRPEHMTPQPGVAQATLPVDSCELLGADNLAHGRWGNHDVAVRLPHADRPARGTALAAALPAHRLHFFDPETGKRAG; the protein is encoded by the coding sequence ATGGCTGCGCTGAGCTTGAAGGGCGTCAGGAAATCCTACGACGGCAAGCAGCACGTGCTGCATGGCATCGACGTGGAGATCGCCGACGGCGAATTCATCGTGCTGGTCGGCCCGTCGGGCTGCGGCAAGTCGACGTTGCTGCGGATGATCGCGGGGCTCGAGACGGTGACGGACGGCGAGATCGCGATCGGCGAGCGCGTCGTCAACACGCTGGAGCCGAAGGATCGCGACATCGCGATGGTGTTCCAGAACTATGCGCTGTATCCGCACATGACGGTCGCGCAGAACATGGGCTACGGGCTGAAGATCCGCGGGATCGAGCGCGCGACGATCGACTCGCGGGTGGCGGCGGCCGCGAAGATCCTCGAACTCGAGCCGCTGCTCGCGCGGCGCCCGCGCGAGCTGTCGGGCGGCCAGCGGCAGCGCGTCGCGATGGGGCGCGCGATCGTGCGCGAGCCGTCGGTGTTCCTGTTCGACGAGCCGTTGTCGAACCTCGACGCGAAATTGCGCGTGCAGATGCGGCTCGAGATCCAGCGGCTGCATGCGCGGCTCGCGACGACGAGCGTCTACGTGACGCACGACCAGATCGAGGCGATGACGCTCGCGCAGCGCGTGATCGTGATGAACCGCGGCTACGCGGAGCAGATCGGCGCGCCGGTCGACGTGTACGAGAAGCCGGCAACGGTGTTCGTCGCGGGCTTCATCGGCTCGCCCGCGATGAACCTGATGCACGGCCGGCTGTCGGACGACGGCGCGACGTTTACGGTCGCGGGCGGCGGCCCCGCGCTGCCGGTCGCGGGTTCGCCCGGCATCGGCGCGGAGATCGCCACCGGGCGCGACTGGGTGCTCGGCGTGCGTCCGGAGCACATGACACCGCAACCGGGCGTCGCGCAGGCGACGCTGCCGGTCGACTCGTGCGAGCTGCTTGGCGCGGACAACCTCGCGCACGGCCGCTGGGGCAACCACGACGTCGCGGTGCGCCTGCCGCACGCGGACCGCCCCGCGCGCGGCACGGCGCTGGCCGCCGCACTGCCCGCACACCGGCTGCATTTCTTCGATCCGGAGACCGGCAAGCGTGCCGGCTGA
- the ugpQ gene encoding glycerophosphodiester phosphodiesterase, whose protein sequence is MTTRIDWPYPRVVAHRGGGTLAPENTLAALDEGARRGHRMVEFDAKLSVDDVTFLLHDDTVDRTSNGHGPAAGMRYEALAALDAGAWLDARFAGERMPTLEAAAARCITHGLAANVEIKPCPGRERETGQRVAADAAAYWRHAEVAPLLSSFSFDALQQARATAPALPRGMLYEAVPDDWHAQVVGALGCVSLHADHKRLDEPLVRAIKAAGLRILVYTVNDLERARELARWGVDAVCTDRIDLIAPDALDDIA, encoded by the coding sequence ATGACAACCCGTATCGACTGGCCCTATCCGCGCGTCGTCGCCCATCGCGGCGGCGGCACGCTCGCGCCGGAGAACACGCTCGCCGCGCTCGACGAGGGCGCGCGCAGGGGCCACCGGATGGTCGAATTCGACGCGAAGCTGTCGGTCGACGACGTGACGTTCCTGCTGCACGACGACACGGTCGACCGGACGTCGAACGGCCACGGGCCGGCGGCGGGCATGCGCTACGAGGCGCTGGCCGCACTCGATGCCGGCGCGTGGCTCGACGCGCGCTTCGCGGGCGAGCGGATGCCGACGCTCGAGGCCGCGGCGGCGCGCTGCATCACGCACGGGCTGGCCGCGAACGTCGAGATCAAGCCGTGCCCGGGGCGCGAGCGCGAGACCGGGCAGCGCGTGGCGGCCGACGCGGCCGCGTACTGGCGCCATGCCGAGGTGGCGCCGCTCTTGTCGTCGTTCTCGTTCGATGCGCTGCAACAGGCGCGCGCGACGGCGCCGGCGCTGCCGCGCGGGATGCTTTACGAGGCCGTGCCGGACGACTGGCATGCGCAGGTTGTCGGCGCGCTCGGCTGCGTTTCGTTGCATGCAGACCACAAACGACTGGATGAACCGCTCGTGCGCGCGATCAAGGCGGCCGGCCTGCGCATCCTGGTCTACACGGTGAACGACCTCGAACGGGCGCGCGAACTTGCGCGCTGGGGTGTCGACGCGGTCTGCACGGACCGGATCGACCTGATCGCCCCCGATGCGCTGGACGACATCGCGTAG
- a CDS encoding OmpW/AlkL family protein, with the protein MKRKLAITGAAALAFTFAGGTAHAQSAGDFYVSTGWLHLAPQDSSDPLFLYGVGGTPINQSVPNTGAGISDADTLALATGYFVTDHIATEFIAGIPPKFDITGKGQFSRFGTLGRAYQWSPALLLKYYFNDANAKFRPYVGVGASYIWFTGAKITNSAFENGVLGGPTSAQTSNQWAPVFNAGFTYNFTKHWFAGFSMSYIPVSVTATFTTAKRTQVGTLTETSKAHISLNPIVTYLNVGYRF; encoded by the coding sequence ATGAAACGAAAACTGGCCATTACGGGGGCTGCAGCGCTCGCATTTACGTTTGCGGGCGGTACGGCACATGCACAATCCGCAGGTGATTTCTACGTCAGCACCGGCTGGCTGCACCTTGCGCCGCAGGACAGCAGCGACCCGCTGTTCCTGTACGGCGTAGGCGGCACGCCGATCAACCAGTCGGTTCCCAACACCGGTGCCGGCATCAGCGACGCCGACACGCTCGCACTGGCAACCGGTTACTTCGTGACCGATCACATCGCCACCGAGTTCATCGCCGGCATCCCGCCGAAGTTCGACATCACCGGCAAGGGCCAGTTCTCGCGTTTCGGTACGCTCGGCCGTGCGTACCAGTGGAGCCCCGCGCTCCTCCTGAAGTACTACTTCAACGACGCCAACGCGAAGTTCCGTCCGTATGTCGGCGTCGGCGCTTCGTATATCTGGTTCACCGGCGCGAAGATCACGAACAGCGCGTTCGAGAACGGCGTGCTCGGCGGCCCGACCAGCGCGCAGACCAGCAACCAGTGGGCGCCCGTCTTCAACGCCGGCTTCACGTACAACTTCACGAAACACTGGTTCGCCGGCTTCTCGATGTCGTACATCCCGGTGAGCGTGACCGCGACCTTCACGACGGCCAAGCGGACCCAGGTCGGCACGCTGACCGAAACGTCGAAGGCTCACATCTCGCTGAACCCGATCGTCACGTACCTGAACGTCGGCTACCGCTTCTAA
- a CDS encoding transposase, with product MARLARLYVPDQPQHVILRGLDQQPAFVDDQDYELFIDCLKAAARDHHLSVHAYVLLPRQVQLLVTPSDEASLPKAMQAVGRRYVAHFNRRYSRRGTLWEGRYRATVIEGERYFLLASRVVEMSPVRAQLVATPEAYRWSSYRHHVGLTVDSLITDHPLYWALGNTPFDRQRAYKELCEQPLDERQADQLQQATLKGWVLGGENYREWAARTANRRVSPLPRGRPRKVRENTPPIQQ from the coding sequence ATGGCACGGTTAGCACGACTCTACGTTCCCGACCAGCCGCAGCACGTGATACTGCGCGGCCTGGATCAGCAACCCGCGTTCGTCGACGACCAGGACTACGAACTCTTCATCGATTGCCTGAAGGCCGCCGCGCGCGATCATCACCTGTCGGTGCACGCCTACGTGCTGCTGCCGCGCCAGGTGCAACTGCTCGTGACGCCGAGCGACGAGGCGAGCCTGCCGAAAGCGATGCAGGCTGTCGGCCGCCGCTACGTCGCGCATTTCAACCGGCGCTATTCGCGGCGCGGCACCCTGTGGGAAGGCCGCTATCGCGCGACCGTGATCGAAGGCGAGCGCTATTTCCTGCTCGCGAGCCGCGTCGTCGAGATGAGCCCGGTGCGCGCGCAGCTGGTCGCGACGCCGGAGGCCTATCGCTGGTCGAGCTACCGGCATCACGTCGGGCTCACCGTCGACAGCCTGATCACCGACCATCCGCTCTACTGGGCGCTCGGCAATACGCCGTTCGACCGCCAGCGCGCTTACAAGGAGCTGTGCGAGCAGCCGCTCGACGAGCGGCAGGCCGACCAGTTGCAGCAGGCGACGCTGAAAGGCTGGGTGCTCGGCGGCGAGAACTATCGCGAGTGGGCGGCGCGCACGGCGAACCGGCGCGTGTCGCCGCTGCCGCGCGGACGCCCCAGAAAGGTGCGCGAGAACACGCCGCCGATCCAGCAGTAA